The proteins below come from a single Procambarus clarkii isolate CNS0578487 chromosome 44, FALCON_Pclarkii_2.0, whole genome shotgun sequence genomic window:
- the LOC138350113 gene encoding protein starmaker-like, with protein MGTACWDGKVSRTCHDHSKQGDCSKQDDHSKQDDYSNLDDHSKQGDCSKQDDHSKQGDCSKHDDHSRQGDCSKHDDHSRQGDCSKQDDHSEQGDCSKQDDHSEQGDCSKHDDHSRQGDCSKHDDHSRQGDCSKHDDHSRQGDYSKQDDHSKQDDYSEQDDHSKQDDYSKQDDHSKQDDYSKLDDHSKQDDHSKQDDHSKFHEL; from the coding sequence ATGGGAACTGCTTGCTGGGATGGGAAGGTCTCTAGAACGTGTCACGACCACAGCAAGCAGGGCGACTGTAGTAAGCAGGACGACCACAGCAAGCAGGACGACTATAGTAATCTTGACGACCACAGCAAGCAGGGCGACTGTAGTAAGCAGGACGACCACAGCAAGCAGGGCGACTGTAGTAAGCATGACGACCACAGCAGGCAGGGCGACTGTAGTAAGCATGACGACCACAGCAGGCAGGGCGACTGTAGTAAGCAGGACGACCACAGCGAGCAGGGCGACTGTAGTAAGCAGGACGACCACAGCGAGCAGGGCGACTGTAGTAAGCATGACGACCACAGCAGGCAGGGCGACTGTAGTAAGCATGACGACCACAGCAGGCAGGGCGACTGTAGTAAGCATGACGACCACAGCAGGCAGGGCGACTATAGTAAGCAGGACGACCACAGCAAGCAGGACGACTATAGTGAGCAGGACGACCACAGCAAGCAGGACGACTATAGTAAGCAGGACGACCACAGCAAGCAGGACGACTATAGTAAGCTTGACGACCACAGCAAGCAGGACGACCACAGCAAGCAGGACGACCACAGCAAGTTTCACGAGCTTTGA